The sequence below is a genomic window from Colletotrichum destructivum chromosome 4, complete sequence.
aCAGGCCAACGTCCTCAACGGTTGCCACAGGCTGAGCCCGCGCGGCAGCCCGACCTCCCAGACATACGGGCGCAAAAGATGGGACCGGCGAGATTCGCATGGACCGGAGCCCCGCCGAACCGGCCCGTtcggcggcgtttagccTAGCCCGAATGCGGCTGCTCCGTCTGTAACGGCAAACCGCGGCCAAATGCCTGTATGGTCTTCGACCTTCCATTCATAATACGTCAGAAGCACTGAGCCAACATGCTACCTCACTCTGCCAAAAGGCATCGCAACACACGTACAACCCACCAGACTGACAGTTTCATCAACGCAGTGTGTTTAGTGGTAGGGCAGAAAAGATGTTATTACGCATAGACAAAGGGGCCCCTTCTTCTTACTTGAGTCGCTCGTAAGAATCGGTCCAAGGCGTGGATATATAGCTTCGGGATGGGCGAAAAACTCCTTCCTGTTTCCTGCATCTCTATTTCATAGAAAGGCGCTTCTGGAATACCTCTTCTCTGCCCCTAAGGACGCTGAGGGCCCGGAGGCCGGGCTGGATGTGATTTGCGTGTGATAGTACAGGAGCGGCGGAGCCGAGGAGTGTCACTAAAGAGTTTGATTGTGAGTTCTGAGCGTGTTACACGCTCGGGTATACCAAACTGTTTTGTTCCGAGGACGGACTGAATGTTTGAATAGGGGATGTTTTTGATTCATCCAGTCACAATCATGAACACAACGCATAGAACGGGTTTGCAGAACGGGTTATTCTTCGGTAGTCTGAGAAGACGGCATCTATGGAAGCAAAACCATTAATCAAGCCTTGTGCCACCGAATTCCCTTCCAGCTGAATGTTTTTTATCTTTCCATCTCTCATTGTTCTCCTGTTGTTCGAGCCCCCGCCCTTGATAGATGCCCATCGTCGGTACGACTGTCTATCTGTCGGCCAGAGGCCTAGGTGTTGTAGAAGCACTCGACGGATCTCTTCAGAACGCCCTGTAAGAATTCAACGTTAGCCTGGACCTCATCACACCAAATCTTGTAAGACAAAGACTTACCTCGCCCGGTGTGACGCTACGGACGTCGCAGTACGGGTTGCCCGGGTTCTgctcgtccttgatgttgatCATGGCCCACTTCAAGACTCTACCGCGCCTCTTGGACTCGAGCTCGATCTGCTGCGGCGCCGTCACGAACCTGACCTCGagccggccgccgtcctggTCCTCGACCATGATCTTGCTCGGCAGGTCGACggggctgccgccgccgccgtcgtcgcgctgGCTGACAAGGATCGTCTCCCTgacaccgccctcggcggcatcggagATTTCGTACACGGTGATGACGGCCGTGTGGTtcgtcttcttgtcgacgcCGAAAGACATGTCCTGGCTGATGCGGACGACGCGCTTGGAGGGCCCGTAGCTCGGGGTCGGGAGCGGCTTCGTCGCCTCGCTGGCTGGGACGCGGGATATGATGGGCCCGCCGGACACGTAACTGGGCTTGTTCGTGGCACCGGACGGCGTGGGGTCGACCCAATTCGTGACTGTGActtcggcggtggcggtgacCCAGGCCGTGGCCTTTGCCTTGGACGATGAGTAAGAGGAACTGATGGCGGGGGGAGCATTCGTGTTAGTCGAGGCGCCGCTAGTTCGAGTACTGTTGCTGGGGAATGCCGCAGGAGGAACAAAAGATGTCGAAGACGAGTTCCTGGTGGCTGCAGAGGTAGGAGACAACTGGTTAGTACCACGGCCGGACGCAGAACTAGAGGCCGAACCCGAACCGCCAGACGCTGCGAGAGAAGACTGAGCTGCCGGAGCAGCGGGCATCGGGCACGATCCGCCACCCCCGCCCTTGTCGTTACGGGCCGTCACGGTGCCCGGGAGACACCACGACTCCTCAAAGATGAGGAACTTCTCGTACCACACGCGGATCGTCGGCTTGCGGATCTCGGTGCCGTCCGCCAGCGTCTCGACGACGTGGGCCGGGTGGTACTGCCAGTGCAGCAGGCCGTAAGGGGGCATGTACATGTCCATCGGGTTCAGCGGCCGCCGCTCCTCGACGTAGGCGGGCCAGTAGGAGGGCCCTTTAACGTAGATGTTCTTGTGGATCTTGTCGCGCGGGAagccgaggtcgccggcgatgaagTCGGCCCAGCGGTCCACGAGCGCCGCGTGTCGGGGGTCGAAGTCGCCGTAGTTGGGCGGGATCTGCGAGCTGCCCGAGAAGGCCATGGACGAGGGCACGtggaggatgacggcgagcGTGTCCTCCTGCCTATTGGCGAAGATGTCCGTCGAGtcctcgagctggtcgatgccgacgtACCCGCCGACGCGGTCGCCCGAGCCGCGCTTGAGGAACCGCAGGATGCCCTCCTCGAATTCCTCGGCCCAGTCAAGGGCCGTCGGATTGTGGGTGCCCTTGTGGAAGTTGGGGATCTCCCAGACGTGGCTCGTGTAGATGCCCCtcttggtgacgatgacgatgccgctGCAGCCCCAGAAGGGCCCCGTCGCGCCGGCGAGCCCCTGGTCCTTGAACTCGTCGGCGTGCATGGTCGAGTAGCCCATCTCGAGGCGCTCGCCGTCCAGCGTGAGCCGGGGCGCCGTGAGGCCGTCGCAGTAGTGGTAGACGTACCTCCACATGCGATCCCACCAGTTCTGCGGGCCCTGCGGCCACGTCTCGGGGCGTGTAAGTCCCTGGGGGCCGTTGAGGAGCTCCGGATCCGGGTGGGGGTTCCAAGGGATAAAGCCGTGTTGACGGGCAACGATCCCCTTGGCtcccgtcttctccttgccgcAGTCAAGACAGGGGGACTCTCGGTCTCCGCAGAAGTGCTCGACGGGGGTCGGAGTGGATGAGTGCGTGGTGAAGGttgtcgtcgtagtcgtGTCGAGCGTCCTGCTGCAGACGACTGTTGGTTTACAGGTGGCCGTGTTGCAGGAGGTGGTGAACTTGGTCGACGAGCCGGTCTTCGTGACGGGATTGACGAAGCAGTGCTGATCACAGTGAGGCAAGATGGTAGTGGATGCGGTGCAAGAAACCTcagatgaggaagacgtcgGCGTCTCCGAGGGTTCGGGATCGTCCTCGGGATTCTCAGGGTCGGTACGGTCATCGGGTCTCACCTTGCGCGGCTTGCCCCTAGGCTTCCTCGGTGGAGGCTGTTATTGTATTGTATTGTCAGCTTAGTTTACTTTCTGAGGCACGATACGAGCTATCAACTTGGACTGACCTTTGCCCACGGGAAGCCGAGGGGTCCCGGACcatcgatgccgccgcaggaGAGGAACGGAATGAGGCACTTGGGTGCACATAGCAGctggccaccgccgcagAACCAAACAGGGAAGATGGTGGGCCAGGCGCTGCCGTCACGGGTTGTCGTCTTGGTGACCTCGGTCGAAGTCCAGGTGACGGTAGTCTTTGGGTCGATGCCTGGAGGAGGGTCGATGGTGGCAGTCATGAAGACCGTGGCGTAGTCTTGGTCCTCGGACGACGTGGACTCGAGACTGCCCGTCTCGCTGCTTCCGGGGTCAGCAGTTCCCGAGGGCGAAGCAGACTTGCCCGTGGATGAGGCAGCGCCGGTTAACGATATGCCGCTGTCTTTCGTGCTGCCTGGGGAGGCCTTGGTCGACTTTTCATTGCCACTGCTGTTGTCGTCATGGCCTTTCTTGGTTGACGTTTTGCTGCTATCGTCATTCCCTGTGGCCTCTGTCGTCTTGCTTCTGTTGCTGTCAGAACTCTCAGACGCCTTGGTTGAATGCTGCTgggtgctgccgccgctgggaACAGAATGGGGCATGGATGAGGTCGGTACATCGCGATCAGTGCCCGATGGAGATGTCTGGGGCAAGCCGGTGCTGCTCCTAACGTCCTCTCCGGAACTGGGTGGCAGAGACGGGTCATTGCCTGTGGCCTTGGTGCTACCAGAGGGGGACGAGTCGACTGGCTGGGCACCAGCGCTCGGGGTCGTTTCTTGACCAGGGGATGTGCTGATACGGGAGGTCTGGTCTGTACCACCTTCGGACAAAGATATCTGCAGGGTGAAAGTGCTGGACCCGGCATTTCTACTGGACTGGCCCCCCTGCGTAGAGGCAGTGATAGGCGAAGAGAGCGAAGCATTGAAAGAAGTATTCTCTGATTCAACCGGCTGCTTGCTCTGAATTGGCTTCGAGAACAAGCTGGATACCGAATGCGAGACAGGGTGATTTGCAGTTGCAGTAATTGCACTGGAGAGGGCAGGCGACTGACCGGGCTTGCTAGTGGGAACGCCCCCATTCGAAGAGGGAATCAGGACTCCAGTATTGACGGCAGTTGTGGTCCCATTCGAGACCATCGTCGAGTTTCTAGAGCTGACCTTGGTGCTGTTCCAGTTGATAAGACTGGAAGAGACGCTAGGGTTGACGATGGTTGTTTTCCAAGGCCGCGTGAGACTCCTTCCAGGACCTCTGGTAGCATTGGCGTTGGGTGAAATAGATGAAGCGGGAGTCTGGAGATTGGTCGAAGAAGGCAGGTCGGAAGCACCACATGGGAGAGTGACGAGGATGTAGGTGGTCACGATGCTTTTGACAACTCGGCCTCGTCTACTCTCGGAGGCTGACATGGAGAGGGTAGTTCCGTCTGTAGTGGCAAGAGATGTCAACTCTCCAGAGGAGCCATCTCGATTCTTGTGGTCTGGGATATAGTCAAAATATTAGATGAATGCTGATGTTGGAAAGAATGATTCATGGTATTTCTCACCATTGCCTCGACTCTGGCAGGTATTGACCAAAAGGGCGAGGATGGTCAGATGAAAAAGACTGCGACACAGTGACTTCCAAGAAGAACCGTGCGTACCCATTGCGGTTTTTGTGCTGTTTTCCGGTGTGATCAGGTCCTTGGTTGTGAGAAACTGACGAGGTTAGTTGACTTTGAGCAAAACAAGAACGCGATGCTGCAGGTAGGAAGCTTTCAGAAGGCTCAGTGGTGAACTGAAGAGAATAAATCTCCAGAGACTTGAGtagcaaaagaagaagaggaggccaagaCAAATTTAGGAGAGGATATTTTCGACCTACCTAGATTTTTCGGTAAAGAAGAAATAAAGAACTGTGAATACACTCAACCAGCTTAAGCGATAGGGGTACAGTCAAGCGATTCCTTTGTTTCCTTATCCCTTTGCTTGTGTGTGAGTGACTTGGGACGAGAATCACGTGAGATGAGAAGTTGAAGTTGACAAGAGGAAGGAAAGGGTCTGAAAGGAAAGTGGAAGATGATCATGGCTGGGATGGAAACACTGACAAAATCCAGAGACTGGATATTCTTGCATGCATGGAGAGCATTTGCCTAGTATAGGTGGCCTGCCTACACATCAGCAAACTTGCTCTCATCATGCAAGTCAACCAGAGCTTACAGGTAGAATACATTAGGTATATGTTCTGCCATTTCTTCAACTAATATTCAAGTCTCCAAGCCTCCAAACCTCTGTCATAACCAAGGCAACAACACAATTACGCTCTCACTACATTACACAGTACCAGATAAGAAAACACTCATTAGCATTTACACCTTGTATTCTACCTAAAACAACTCAAAAAATTGTAGTGCAATACTTCGTGGCATCTCAAGCAGCAGGCAGAGGCTTCGTTGCCCCACTTAGAACAGACTTTCTAATCAAAGTGAATACATTTCACAATATCCATCCACAAAACTCCATCTTACGTCAATCTCATTCCACTCCTCTTCATATTCTCAGCCCTTCATATCGTCATGCTCATCAGGAACAGCATCCAACGCTTTCAGTCCTATGACACCTGCAAGTCCCTTAACAGTGTTAATAACCATTCTTTACAGTTATGAGTCCTACAGCCGCCAATGCAAAAGCCACCGACGAACTGCCGTCGTACGACCGACACTTGGTCGAGTCCGTTCCACTTGTCCCAGAACCCTTGGACCCTCTTGGTTTCTGGACAGGTTCCATCACAAATCAGCACGTACAACCAGTAAACAACGTCAAGCAGGCCTCCCCTTTTCCCAGTACCAATGGAAGACTTGGAGCACCAACTAAGCTCAGGGGTCCATACTACACACTCCAACCGCCGCCGATCTTGTCTGCGTCATCTGTATCCGGATCAATCACCCCCCGATTCCATCCCCCTCAGCTCTGGTCCAGTACAGACAAGCCCTACCATCTCAGCCTCCGAAGCCTCACGGCCTTCGAGAGCGACAACTCGTGAGGACATGTTGGGCTGAACGGCTGAAGTTATCACGGCGGGCAATGGCCGAGGATGGGCGAGGTGAGACTTTCAAAGACCGCACCGGTCGATGTTGGTTGAATGCTTTAAAGTGAAGAACCACGGGTGTCATCCCACGCTGACAACCACCAGAGGCACACAGTACCACTACGCGACGGGGGATCCCTCAATTCGCTCGGCTCGCGCCAAGTACCCAAGACGGGTCCAGATATATTTATCCAAGGTTATGCTGTATTTTAAAAAGTGTATGTATGCATATCCGCGCTCTTGCCATCCCCCCCAAAGCGCCTCTGCGTGGCCAGATACCGTTGTGCTCGTAGACCGTTGTGCTTGTAGCTCAGGATGCCGCCGTGCCCCGACGGCTCTGTGTCTTCCCCGACGCCGGCCCCTATTCtcttttttgttgttttattttttgcGCTGGCTGTTCCCCCCAGAAATGAAGATGAataaaggtaggtaggtattgAGACCGTGTGGTCCAAGGGCGAGGTGGGCGTCTAACCGCGGCCGCCGTTGtagtcggcgccgccggccttgcgTAATCGCTTAacgatgtcgtcctcgtccaggtcgcCCTTGTCGCTCGCGTTGACGGTGATGCTATGGTGGGGCAGGACCCTCTTGacctcgccgctctcgaTGCTGACGCGGGCCTTGCGCATGATCTTTGTGTTCTCGCCGATCCAGATGACGAAGGCGAACTTGACGCGGGTGCtctcggcgtcgttggcgtaCTCGACGCGCACGTAGGCGTACTGGACCTGGGAGTCGTCGAGCTCCGAGGCCAGCTCGGACAGGCCGCCGGTGCCCGTCTTGGTGAGGCTCAGCTTGTTGCCGACGGCGCTGGCGTACGAGATGAGGAGCCAGTTGGTGTCATCCTTGTCGGAGCGGACGGCGtcgtaggcggcggcgatctcgggCGCGTCGAGGCCGGACATTGTGTGGCTTGTTTGTGTGTAGTAGTGAGCGGAGGCGGACGGTCGGCGGTTCGGGACGGGACGAGGATCGAGAGGGGTCTCTTTTTTGTGGAGAATCGGATCGGCGGACGGGATGTGACGGAGAGTTGACAAAGAGAAGAACGGAAGAGGACGGAGGTAGGTcggatagagagagagagagagagggagccTCTTGTTTCTGGAGGCGGCGTGTGGCTGGAGGCGAGAGACGGGAGCAAGGGGAACGGAGGGAGATTGATCGTTGGACTCTCGGTGAGCGGTTCGAGGCGGttcgaggcggtcgaggggagagagtgagtgagagggagagaggggggggacgagagagagagagaagggcgAAAGAAGGGCGAAAGAAGGGCGAGTGGACTCGGCGATGGTGGAAGGTGGATGTAGATGTGGATGTAGATGTGGATGTCAAAAAAGGCGAGACGACGGTGAGAAAGGCCAAGGTTGCATTTcgctcgactcgactcgactggACTggacagcgacagcgacagcgacagcgccGGCGTCCGCCGTGCCGTCTGTCCCTCCCGCCGCCATTTTAGGCCAATTTACCCCCACCATCGCTTCGCAACGAATCAAGCCGGAGGGGGCGGGGCAGAGGAGGGTCTTGGGGGGTCTTGGGGGGTCTGTCGGGTTAGAGGTGTCTGAAGCACGGGCCAAGTTAAGATACTCCGAGGTATAACCAAATGTGAGACACTGATGCTGACTCATCTATGACTCTCACCGACATCCCGATCAGTAGATTGCTCAAGGTGTATCGAACTGAGTCTCGGTGAGCCTCGGTAAGCGTCGCATCTTTTCCGTCCCGTCACCAACACCCTGACTCAGTCTTTCACGCCACCCACCAAGAAGTCTGTCTTGTCATACAGAATTCTCCAAATACTTACCCAGCCATAGGAAAAGTCTTTTGTCCACCGCTTCTACTAAAGATGAGAGCCAACAATGAAATTAGACCTGCATCTCCAAATCATCCGACAACGCTGActaacaacagcagcgcTTCTTTTCTTAGACCTCTCACGCCAACCGTCTTGGACCCGTAAAGCTCCCCTGTACGGAACACACATGTATCACTACGTAGTGTACAGCACATCGTGCAATTATGCAACGATGCAACGAAACACAACACCCCTTATGACAACGTTCAACAAGCAACATCATGGCGATGGCCGCCCAGCGTTGCATCCATCAGCAACCCAGTGGATAGTCTCACCGGAAGCCTCAAGCGCAACCAATTCAAGCGCCACTCTGCAGCGAGCAAAACCCGTcatgcccccctcccccggtcCGATCGGAGGCATTGGTGCGTCTCAACCTCCGCCGCTCGGTCCTCGACGCACACCGCACACCGTGACCCCCCGTGGGGGAATCCCGGTTCAAAGTCAACTGCTTCTGCGAGTCTGCGACACTTTGTTGCCCTCCGCATGACATCAAATACGCCCCGaatccctcccctcctttccctcctctccccccccccccccccccccgttccCCGTCCCCCGTCCCCCGTCCCGCATCCAGTCTCTCACAGCCTTACACAAACAACTTGTCGTAATCAAGGAGGACCTTTGACGACCGGTTGTTTGATGTTTCCATCTCCACATATTATTGTCGGATCATTCGGGGGTCACTGCTATATCAATCCGTCACTGTCGCCCCCGTCTTGCACCCGTCATCTCTCATCCGAACATCAAAAGTGAACCTGAGAACTTGAGAGCCTGAACATCTGAGAATCTGAAATCCTCACCGTCCCATCCATAGCCCGGCATGTCCAACGAACTGGCCAGCCAGGCCGGCTGGGAGTCTAACCCGCTATCCTTCCTCTACCGCCAGGCCGTCATCACCCCAGCCGAGATCCCTGACGAGTTCGACCTCTCCGAATGCACCCTCATCATGACCGGCGCCAGCAgcggcctcggtctcgaggCCAGCCGCCAGTTCCTTGAGCGCTCCCTCGGCCACCTCATCATGGGCGTCCGAAACACCGCCAAAGGGGAGGCCCTCGCTGAGGGCCTGCGCCGCGAGTTCCCCATGGCCCGCATCCAGGTCTGGCACCTCGAGATGGAGTCCTACGAGAGCGTccgcgccttcgccgcccgcTGCCGCAAGGACCTCGCCcgcatcgacatcgtcatcctcaacgccgccatcatcgcccagTCCTTCATCCGCGCCCGCGAG
It includes:
- a CDS encoding Putative actin-depolymerizing factor domain, ADF-H/Gelsolin-like domain superfamily — its product is MSGLDAPEIAAAYDAVRSDKDDTNWLLISYASAVGNKLSLTKTGTGGLSELASELDDSQVQYAYVRVEYANDAESTRVKFAFVIWIGENTKIMRKARVSIESGEVKRVLPHHSITVNASDKGDLDEDDIVKRLRKAGGADYNGGRG